A DNA window from Rhipicephalus sanguineus isolate Rsan-2018 chromosome 8, BIME_Rsan_1.4, whole genome shotgun sequence contains the following coding sequences:
- the LOC119402931 gene encoding RING finger protein 151-like, translated as MPTPRHRYTLLGFSDDLDWRALNFVDPIPPNIVCKACGLVTRVTAFLPCLHVFCKKCYEQCRDNDVHCCPLDGQRAAEEDVHWIEYPVQNLLKRKVKCWNEDRGCDIVLPASELNKHFCKDCDHHSISCPRCSMAVRCNNVCTHLQSECRDHVMSVASANPETNNTGENAIDDGFECKYRGTSR; from the exons ATGCCTACTCCGAGGCATCGGTATACGTTGCTCGGTTTTTCTGACGATTTGGACTGGAGAGCCTTGAACTTCGTGGACCCAATTCCACCAAACATAGTATGTAAGGCATGCGGCCTAGTAACCAGAGTGACCGCTTTTCTGCCTTGCCTGCACGTCTTCTGCAAGAAGTGCTACGAACAGTGCCGCGACAATGACGTGCACTGCTGTCCACTTGACGGTCAACGAGCCGCGGAAGAAGATGTCCACTGGATCGAGTATCCTGTGCAAAACCTGCTCAAACGGAAG GTGAAGTGCTGGAACGAAGACCGAGGCTGCGACATTGTTCTGCCTGCATCGGAACTCAACAAGCACTTTTGCAAAGACTGTGACCACCACTCCATTTCCTGTCCAAGATGTTCGATGGCCGTACGCTGTAATAATGTGTGCACGCACTTGCAGAGCGAGTGCAGGGATCACGTGATGTCTGTGGCGTCCGCGAATCCGGAAACTAACAACACTGGCGAAAACGCAATTGATGATGGCTTTGAATGCAAATATAGAGGCACGAGTAGGTGA